The Epinephelus lanceolatus isolate andai-2023 chromosome 14, ASM4190304v1, whole genome shotgun sequence genome has a window encoding:
- the nxph2a gene encoding neurexophilin-2: protein MRALQTVLFLFLLHQVTCRKVHRGATELIEWGDSDNEHKISPTGASPRILNPLRLFARGSPGFKSNMREITYLQNMEDFWDWLSNQTDVQGAQARTKRRPIVKTGKFKKMFGWGDFHSNIKTVKLNLLITGKIVDHGNGTFSVYFRHNSTGLGNVSVSLVPPSKVVEFEIAQQSTLETKDTKSFNCRIEYEKTDRNKKTALCSFDPSKVCYQEQTQSHVSWLCSKPFKVICIYIAFYSVDYKLVQKVCPDYNYHSDTPYSSTG from the exons ATGAGAGCTCTGCAAACAGtcctgtttcttttcctcctgcACCAG GTCACATGCAGGAAAGTGCACAGAGGAGCCACGGAGCTCATCGAGTGGGGCGACAGTGATAACGAACATAAGATTTCTCCCACGGGAGCCAGTCCACGGATCCTCAACCCCCTTCGTTTGTTTGCCAGGGGCTCCCCCGGGTTCAAGAGCAACATGAGGGAAATTACATATTTACAGAACATGGAGGACTTCTGGGACTGGTTATCTAACCAGACAGATGTTCAGGGTGCACAGGCCAGAACTAAACGCAGACCCATCGTCAAGACTGGCAAGTTTAAAAAGATGTTCGGGTGGGGGGACTTCCACTCCAACATCAAGACTGTGAAACTCAACCTGCTGATCACAGGGAAGATCGTGGACCACGGGAATGGCACTTTTAGTGTTTACTTTCGCCACAACTCCACAGGCCTGGGGAACGTGTCTGTCAGCCTGGTGCCGCCCTCCAAGGTGGTGGAGTTTGAGATCGCCCAGCAGTCCACGCTGGAAACCAAAGACACCAAATCATTCAACTGTCGCATTGAGTACGAGAAGACGGACCGCAACAAGAAGACTGCCCTTTGCAGCTTTGACCCTTCCAAGGTGTGCTATCAGGAGCAGACGCAGAGCCACGTGTCCTGGCTGTGCTCGAAACCCTTCAAAGTCATATGCATCTATATAGCCTTTTACAGTGTAGACTATAAACTGGTGCAGAAGGTATGCCCTGACTACAACTACCATAGTGACACACCCTACTCCTCCACAGGATGA